In Mustela lutreola isolate mMusLut2 chromosome 1, mMusLut2.pri, whole genome shotgun sequence, one genomic interval encodes:
- the SLC25A37 gene encoding mitoferrin-1 isoform X4, whose protein sequence is MADKGFAAAQAIFPTLSLWENGDFTPILFCWSRLHLSASKGIAGSMATLLHDAVMNPAEVVKQRLQMYDSPHQSALRCVWTVWRTEGLGAFYRSYTTQLTMNIPFQSIHFITYEFLQEQVNPHRGYNPQSHIISGGLAGALAAAATTPLDVCKTLLNTQENMALNLANISGRLSGMANAFRMVYQLNGLPGYFKGMQARIIYQMPSTAISWSVYEFFKYFLTKHKLESRTPY, encoded by the exons ATGGCTGACAAAGGATTTGCTGCAGCACAGGCCATCTTTCCCACCTTAAGCCTCTGGGAAAATGGGGATTTCACCCCCATTCTCTTCTGTTGGTCTCGATTGCATCTGTCTGCGAGCAAGG GGATAGCTGGAAGTATGGCCACTCTGCTCCACGATGCGGTAATGAATCCAGCAGAAG TGGTGAAGCAGCGCCTACAGATGTACGACTCGCCGCACCAGTCCGCCCTCCGCTGCGTCTGGACAGTTTGGAGGACCGAGGGCTTGGGGGCCTTCTACCGGAGCTACACCACGCAGCTGACCATGAACATTCCTTTCCAGTCCATCCACTTTATCACCTACGAGTTCCTGCAGGAGCAGGTCAACCCCCACCGGGGCTACAACCCACAGTCCCATATCATCTCGGGCGGGCTGGCCGGGGCCctggccgccgccgccaccacgcCCCTGGACGTCTGTAAGACCCTCCTCAACACTCAGGAGAACATGGCTCTCAACCTGGCCAACATCAGCGGCCGGCTGTCGGGCATGGCCAATGCCTTCAGGATGGTGTACCAGCTCAATGGCCTCCCTGGCTACTTCAAAGGCATGCAGGCCCGCATCATCTACCAGATGCCCTCCACTGCCATTTCCTGGTCCGTCTACGAGTTCTTCAAGTACTTTCTCACCAAGCACAAGCTGGAGAGTCGAACTCCATACTAA
- the SLC25A37 gene encoding mitoferrin-1 isoform X5 gives MATLLHDAVMNPAEVVKQRLQMYDSPHQSALRCVWTVWRTEGLGAFYRSYTTQLTMNIPFQSIHFITYEFLQEQVNPHRGYNPQSHIISGGLAGALAAAATTPLDVCKTLLNTQENMALNLANISGRLSGMANAFRMVYQLNGLPGYFKGMQARIIYQMPSTAISWSVYEFFKYFLTKHKLESRTPY, from the exons ATGGCCACTCTGCTCCACGATGCGGTAATGAATCCAGCAGAAG TGGTGAAGCAGCGCCTACAGATGTACGACTCGCCGCACCAGTCCGCCCTCCGCTGCGTCTGGACAGTTTGGAGGACCGAGGGCTTGGGGGCCTTCTACCGGAGCTACACCACGCAGCTGACCATGAACATTCCTTTCCAGTCCATCCACTTTATCACCTACGAGTTCCTGCAGGAGCAGGTCAACCCCCACCGGGGCTACAACCCACAGTCCCATATCATCTCGGGCGGGCTGGCCGGGGCCctggccgccgccgccaccacgcCCCTGGACGTCTGTAAGACCCTCCTCAACACTCAGGAGAACATGGCTCTCAACCTGGCCAACATCAGCGGCCGGCTGTCGGGCATGGCCAATGCCTTCAGGATGGTGTACCAGCTCAATGGCCTCCCTGGCTACTTCAAAGGCATGCAGGCCCGCATCATCTACCAGATGCCCTCCACTGCCATTTCCTGGTCCGTCTACGAGTTCTTCAAGTACTTTCTCACCAAGCACAAGCTGGAGAGTCGAACTCCATACTAA
- the SLC25A37 gene encoding mitoferrin-1 isoform X3 has protein sequence MADKGFAAAQAIFPTLSLWENGDFTPILFCWSRLHLSASKGWRIAGSMATLLHDAVMNPAEVVKQRLQMYDSPHQSALRCVWTVWRTEGLGAFYRSYTTQLTMNIPFQSIHFITYEFLQEQVNPHRGYNPQSHIISGGLAGALAAAATTPLDVCKTLLNTQENMALNLANISGRLSGMANAFRMVYQLNGLPGYFKGMQARIIYQMPSTAISWSVYEFFKYFLTKHKLESRTPY, from the exons ATGGCTGACAAAGGATTTGCTGCAGCACAGGCCATCTTTCCCACCTTAAGCCTCTGGGAAAATGGGGATTTCACCCCCATTCTCTTCTGTTGGTCTCGATTGCATCTGTCTGCGAGCAAGGGCTGGA GGATAGCTGGAAGTATGGCCACTCTGCTCCACGATGCGGTAATGAATCCAGCAGAAG TGGTGAAGCAGCGCCTACAGATGTACGACTCGCCGCACCAGTCCGCCCTCCGCTGCGTCTGGACAGTTTGGAGGACCGAGGGCTTGGGGGCCTTCTACCGGAGCTACACCACGCAGCTGACCATGAACATTCCTTTCCAGTCCATCCACTTTATCACCTACGAGTTCCTGCAGGAGCAGGTCAACCCCCACCGGGGCTACAACCCACAGTCCCATATCATCTCGGGCGGGCTGGCCGGGGCCctggccgccgccgccaccacgcCCCTGGACGTCTGTAAGACCCTCCTCAACACTCAGGAGAACATGGCTCTCAACCTGGCCAACATCAGCGGCCGGCTGTCGGGCATGGCCAATGCCTTCAGGATGGTGTACCAGCTCAATGGCCTCCCTGGCTACTTCAAAGGCATGCAGGCCCGCATCATCTACCAGATGCCCTCCACTGCCATTTCCTGGTCCGTCTACGAGTTCTTCAAGTACTTTCTCACCAAGCACAAGCTGGAGAGTCGAACTCCATACTAA
- the SLC25A37 gene encoding mitoferrin-1 isoform X2, translating into MQSLNPDPKAQYTSVYGALKKIIRTEGFWRPLRGLNVMMLGAGPAHALYFACYENMKRTLNAVFHHQGNSHLANGIAGSMATLLHDAVMNPAEVVKQRLQMYDSPHQSALRCVWTVWRTEGLGAFYRSYTTQLTMNIPFQSIHFITYEFLQEQVNPHRGYNPQSHIISGGLAGALAAAATTPLDVCKTLLNTQENMALNLANISGRLSGMANAFRMVYQLNGLPGYFKGMQARIIYQMPSTAISWSVYEFFKYFLTKHKLESRTPY; encoded by the exons ATGCAGAGTTTGAATCCAGATCCCAAAGCGCAGTACACGAGTGTCTACGGAGCCCTCAAGAAAATCATTCGGACTGAAGGCTTCTGGAGGCCCCTGCGAGGCCTCAACGTGATGATGCTGGGCGCAGGGCCGGCCCACGCCTTGTATTTTGCCTGCTATGAAAACATGAAAAGGACTTTAAATGCCGTTTTCCACCACCAAGGAAACAGCCACCTAGCCAACG GGATAGCTGGAAGTATGGCCACTCTGCTCCACGATGCGGTAATGAATCCAGCAGAAG TGGTGAAGCAGCGCCTACAGATGTACGACTCGCCGCACCAGTCCGCCCTCCGCTGCGTCTGGACAGTTTGGAGGACCGAGGGCTTGGGGGCCTTCTACCGGAGCTACACCACGCAGCTGACCATGAACATTCCTTTCCAGTCCATCCACTTTATCACCTACGAGTTCCTGCAGGAGCAGGTCAACCCCCACCGGGGCTACAACCCACAGTCCCATATCATCTCGGGCGGGCTGGCCGGGGCCctggccgccgccgccaccacgcCCCTGGACGTCTGTAAGACCCTCCTCAACACTCAGGAGAACATGGCTCTCAACCTGGCCAACATCAGCGGCCGGCTGTCGGGCATGGCCAATGCCTTCAGGATGGTGTACCAGCTCAATGGCCTCCCTGGCTACTTCAAAGGCATGCAGGCCCGCATCATCTACCAGATGCCCTCCACTGCCATTTCCTGGTCCGTCTACGAGTTCTTCAAGTACTTTCTCACCAAGCACAAGCTGGAGAGTCGAACTCCATACTAA